One region of Cyanobium sp. M30B3 genomic DNA includes:
- a CDS encoding UbiD family decarboxylase: MTATVASPRSRRDLRGFLQVLEGRGQLRRITAPVDPDLELAAIADRVLAAGGPALLFENVIGSTMPVAINLLGTQERVLWSMGMERAEELEVLGERLALLQQPRPPKGLKEAARFGGVLWDVLKARPDLDLTPPCRQQVFKGEAVNLDALPLLRPWPGDGGRIITLGLVITKDPETGTPNVGVYRLQQQGVNTMTVHWLSVRGGARHLRKAAALGKKLEIAIAIGVHPLLVMAAATPIPVQLSEWLFAGLYAGEGVRLAKCKTVNLEVPSHSEVVLEGTITPGEELADGPFGDHMGFYGGVEESPLVRIQCVTQRREPIYFTTFSGRPPKEDAMLAIALNRIYTPILRQQIPEIVDFFLPMEGLSYKLAVIAIDKAYPGQAKRAAMAFWSALPQFTYTKFVVVVDKSINIRDPRQVIWAISAQVDPQRDLFVLEDTPFDTLDFASERLGLGGRLAIDATTKIGPEKRHPWGEPLRRPAELEARLDARWAELGLADIGGSEPDPALFGYTLEHVLERLAGQAAAG; the protein is encoded by the coding sequence ATGACCGCGACCGTCGCCAGCCCGCGCAGCCGCCGCGACCTGCGCGGTTTTCTGCAGGTGCTGGAGGGGCGCGGCCAACTGCGCCGGATCACGGCGCCAGTGGATCCGGACCTGGAGCTGGCGGCGATCGCCGACCGGGTGCTGGCCGCCGGCGGACCGGCCCTGCTGTTTGAGAACGTGATCGGCTCAACCATGCCGGTGGCGATCAACCTGCTCGGCACCCAGGAGCGGGTGCTCTGGAGCATGGGAATGGAGCGGGCCGAGGAGCTGGAGGTGCTGGGGGAGCGGCTGGCCCTGCTGCAACAGCCCCGCCCGCCCAAGGGGCTCAAGGAAGCCGCCCGCTTTGGTGGGGTGCTCTGGGATGTGCTCAAGGCCAGGCCCGATCTGGACCTCACCCCCCCCTGCCGCCAGCAGGTGTTCAAGGGGGAGGCGGTGAACCTCGACGCCCTGCCGCTGCTGCGGCCCTGGCCGGGCGACGGGGGGCGGATCATCACCCTGGGCCTGGTGATCACCAAGGACCCGGAAACCGGCACCCCCAACGTGGGCGTGTACCGGCTGCAGCAGCAGGGCGTCAACACGATGACCGTGCACTGGCTGAGCGTGCGCGGCGGCGCCCGCCACCTGCGCAAGGCGGCGGCGCTGGGCAAGAAGCTGGAGATCGCCATCGCCATCGGCGTGCATCCGCTGCTGGTGATGGCGGCGGCCACGCCGATCCCGGTGCAGCTGAGCGAGTGGCTGTTCGCCGGGCTCTACGCCGGTGAAGGGGTGCGGCTGGCCAAGTGCAAGACCGTGAACCTGGAGGTGCCCAGCCACAGCGAGGTGGTGCTGGAGGGCACGATCACGCCGGGTGAGGAGCTGGCCGACGGCCCCTTCGGCGACCACATGGGCTTCTACGGCGGCGTCGAGGAGTCGCCTTTGGTGCGCATCCAGTGCGTCACCCAGCGGCGCGAGCCGATCTACTTCACCACCTTCAGCGGCCGGCCGCCCAAGGAGGACGCGATGCTGGCGATCGCCCTGAACCGGATCTACACGCCGATCCTGCGCCAGCAGATCCCCGAGATCGTGGATTTCTTCCTGCCGATGGAGGGGCTCAGCTACAAGCTGGCCGTGATCGCCATCGACAAGGCCTACCCGGGCCAGGCCAAGCGGGCGGCGATGGCCTTCTGGAGCGCCCTGCCCCAGTTCACCTACACCAAGTTCGTGGTGGTGGTGGACAAGAGCATCAACATCCGCGATCCGCGCCAGGTGATCTGGGCGATCAGCGCCCAGGTGGATCCGCAGCGGGATCTGTTCGTGCTGGAGGACACCCCCTTCGACACCCTCGATTTCGCCAGCGAGCGCCTGGGCCTGGGCGGCCGCCTGGCGATCGATGCCACCACCAAGATCGGGCCGGAAAAACGCCACCCCTGGGGCGAGCCGCTGCGCCGGCCTGCCGAGCTGGAGGCCCGCCTCGATGCGCGCTGGGCCGAGCTGGGCCTGGCCGACATCGGCGGCAGCGAACCGGATCCGGCCCTGTTCGGCTACACCCTGGAGCACGTGCTGGAGCGGCTGGCGGGGCAGGCGGCGGCCGGCTGA
- a CDS encoding Rrf2 family transcriptional regulator — translation MLSRQASHALKALLELAGVPGQWRSTQQLANSQQLPEPMLEQLLLRLRRAGLLQARRGRHGGYRLAQPAAAISLAAVLAGLGERGGGGGDGEPGCTPADQVTAALQRRLERAREQALAALSLEDLLFDLRSAEASADSDAGLLLG, via the coding sequence ATGCTGTCGCGCCAGGCCAGCCACGCCCTCAAGGCCCTGCTGGAGCTGGCCGGTGTACCGGGGCAGTGGCGCTCCACCCAGCAGCTGGCCAACAGCCAGCAGCTGCCCGAGCCGATGCTGGAGCAGCTGCTGCTGCGGCTGCGCCGGGCCGGGCTGCTGCAGGCGCGGCGGGGACGGCATGGGGGCTACAGGCTGGCCCAGCCAGCGGCTGCGATCAGCCTGGCGGCGGTGCTGGCCGGCCTCGGGGAACGCGGCGGTGGGGGCGGGGACGGGGAGCCAGGCTGCACACCCGCCGACCAGGTGACGGCTGCCCTGCAGCGGCGGCTGGAGAGGGCCCGGGAGCAGGCCCTGGCCGCCCTCAGCCTGGAAGACCTGCTGTTCGACCTGCGCAGCGCCGAGGCCAGCGCCGACAGCGATGCCGGCCTGCTGCTGGGCTGA
- a CDS encoding AAA family ATPase produces the protein MAAARYPFTVPALQAGIDLPFPSPVTFLVGENGSGKSTLLQAIAECCGFNPEGGSRDHQRPADAEPSALASALRLAWLPRVSEGFYLRAESFFNVATYLDGVSTLESYGGRSLHAQSHGESFLALFTNRFSRGLFLLDEPEAALSPQRQLAFLRVIHDLSTPGCGQFIIATHSPILLAFPGATLYSFSGEGIRPIAYRDCEHVQLTRSFLNAPERFLSVLFEAESQP, from the coding sequence ATGGCTGCTGCCCGGTACCCCTTCACGGTGCCGGCCCTCCAGGCGGGCATTGATCTGCCGTTCCCCTCGCCGGTCACCTTTCTGGTGGGCGAGAACGGCAGCGGCAAGTCCACCCTGCTGCAGGCGATCGCCGAATGCTGTGGCTTCAATCCCGAGGGCGGCAGCCGCGATCACCAGCGCCCGGCCGACGCCGAGCCCTCGGCCCTGGCCAGCGCCCTGCGGCTGGCCTGGCTGCCCAGGGTGAGCGAGGGCTTCTATCTGCGGGCTGAGAGCTTTTTCAATGTCGCCACCTATCTCGATGGCGTCTCCACGCTGGAGTCGTACGGGGGCCGCTCGCTCCACGCCCAGTCCCACGGGGAGTCGTTTCTGGCGCTGTTCACCAACCGCTTCTCCCGGGGACTCTTCCTTCTCGATGAACCGGAGGCGGCCCTCTCGCCCCAGCGCCAGCTCGCCTTCCTGCGGGTGATCCACGACCTCAGCACCCCCGGCTGCGGCCAGTTCATCATCGCCACCCATTCGCCGATCCTGTTGGCCTTTCCAGGCGCCACCCTCTACAGCTTCAGTGGCGAGGGCATCCGCCCGATCGCCTATAGGGACTGCGAGCATGTGCAGCTCACCCGCAGCTTTCTCAACGCTCCGGAACGCTTCCTGTCAGTTCTGTTCGAAGCCGAGTCGCAGCCATAG
- a CDS encoding AhpC/TSA family protein, which yields MEQLPELAAGRRRLVVVMGQLGDFDSLEYAQALAASLPRLKAAGIGLLAIAIGNDAGAERFCAYTGLPRPCLAVDRGPELHRALGLYAGLRAGGPWPSLLLMCAGIGSPGTLAEVLRGYSGDRQAPQRLQSPLFALLGSGCQRPFEVASVRLGNMVEVLGRWRTYVPSDAHLTQRGGTFLLDGDNRLLYEHRDRGILGFSETMARPLSFLEPFLDPEGSGQAGSGTQA from the coding sequence ATGGAGCAGCTCCCCGAACTGGCAGCGGGCCGGCGCCGGTTGGTGGTGGTGATGGGCCAGCTGGGCGACTTCGACAGCCTGGAGTACGCCCAGGCCCTGGCGGCCTCACTGCCGCGGCTGAAAGCCGCCGGGATCGGCCTGCTGGCGATCGCCATCGGCAATGACGCCGGCGCCGAGCGCTTCTGTGCCTACACCGGCCTGCCCCGGCCCTGCCTGGCAGTGGATCGGGGCCCCGAGCTGCACCGGGCCCTGGGGCTCTACGCCGGCCTGCGGGCGGGCGGACCCTGGCCTTCGCTGCTGCTGATGTGCGCGGGCATCGGCTCCCCCGGCACCCTGGCTGAAGTGCTGCGCGGCTACAGCGGCGACCGCCAGGCGCCGCAACGGCTGCAATCCCCCCTGTTCGCGCTGCTGGGCAGTGGCTGCCAGCGTCCCTTCGAAGTGGCCAGCGTGCGCCTGGGCAACATGGTGGAGGTGCTGGGCCGCTGGCGCACCTATGTGCCCAGCGATGCCCACCTCACCCAGCGCGGTGGCACCTTCCTGCTCGATGGCGACAACCGCCTGCTGTACGAGCACCGAGACCGGGGGATCCTCGGCTTCTCGGAAACCATGGCCCGACCGCTCAGCTTCCTCGAGCCCTTCCTCGATCCTGAGGGATCGGGTCAGGCTGGGTCGGGCACGCAGGCATAA
- the aroA gene encoding 3-phosphoshikimate 1-carboxyvinyltransferase has translation MVVTTAQPSPLPISGGGSLGGTVRVPGDKSISHRALLFGAIAEGTTRIEGLLPAEDPLSTAACLRAMGVEVSAIRAGEPVRVQGVGLDGLQEPADVLDCGNSGTTMRLMLGLLAGRTGRHFVLSGDASLRGRPMRRVGAPLGQMGAVIHGRKDGNFAPLAVLGQGLRGTTIRTPVASAQVKSAILLAGLTAAGPTTVIEPAQSRDHSERMLRAFGAELAVGGPGNTEVTVVPGASLRGQGVVVPGDISSAAFWLVAAAITPGADLTVENVGLNPSRTGILEVLEQMGARIEVLHARDAAGEPVGDLRVRHGPLQAFEIGGELIPRLVDEIPALAVAACCAAGVSRIRDAAELRVKETDRLAVMARQLGAMGARIEEFEDGMAVTGVTALRGACVDSETDHRVAMSLAVAALVAEGTTSLARPEAAAVSYPRFWDDLQRLRG, from the coding sequence GTGGTTGTCACCACCGCCCAGCCCAGCCCCCTGCCGATCAGCGGCGGCGGCAGCCTGGGCGGCACGGTGCGGGTGCCGGGCGACAAGTCGATCTCCCACCGCGCCCTGCTGTTCGGGGCCATCGCCGAGGGCACCACCCGGATCGAGGGCCTGCTGCCCGCCGAAGACCCCCTCTCCACCGCCGCCTGCCTGCGGGCCATGGGGGTGGAGGTGTCGGCGATCCGCGCCGGTGAACCGGTGAGGGTGCAAGGGGTGGGGCTCGATGGCCTGCAGGAACCGGCCGACGTGCTCGACTGCGGCAACTCCGGCACCACCATGCGGTTGATGCTGGGGCTGCTGGCCGGCCGCACGGGCCGCCACTTCGTGCTCAGCGGCGACGCCTCCCTGCGGGGGCGGCCGATGCGGCGCGTGGGGGCGCCCCTGGGCCAGATGGGTGCCGTGATCCACGGCCGCAAGGACGGTAACTTCGCCCCCCTGGCGGTGCTGGGTCAGGGCCTGAGGGGCACCACGATCCGCACGCCGGTGGCCTCGGCCCAGGTGAAGAGCGCCATCCTGCTCGCCGGCCTCACCGCCGCGGGCCCCACCACCGTGATCGAGCCGGCCCAGAGCCGCGACCACAGCGAGCGCATGCTGCGGGCCTTCGGCGCCGAGCTGGCGGTGGGCGGGCCCGGGAACACCGAGGTCACCGTGGTGCCCGGCGCCAGCCTGCGGGGCCAGGGCGTGGTGGTGCCAGGTGACATCAGCTCGGCCGCCTTCTGGCTGGTGGCCGCCGCCATCACCCCCGGGGCCGATCTCACGGTGGAGAACGTGGGCCTCAACCCCAGCCGCACCGGCATCCTCGAGGTGCTGGAGCAGATGGGTGCACGGATCGAGGTGCTCCATGCCCGCGATGCGGCCGGCGAGCCGGTGGGCGATTTGCGGGTGCGCCATGGCCCCCTGCAGGCCTTTGAGATCGGCGGCGAGCTGATCCCCCGCCTGGTGGATGAGATCCCGGCGCTGGCGGTGGCGGCCTGCTGCGCCGCAGGCGTCAGCCGCATCCGCGATGCCGCCGAGCTGCGCGTCAAGGAAACCGACCGGCTGGCGGTGATGGCCCGCCAGCTCGGCGCCATGGGCGCCCGCATCGAGGAATTCGAAGACGGCATGGCCGTCACCGGCGTCACCGCCCTGCGGGGCGCCTGCGTGGACAGCGAGACCGACCACCGGGTGGCCATGAGCCTGGCGGTGGCGGCCCTGGTGGCCGAGGGTACCACCAGCCTGGCGCGCCCGGAGGCGGCGGCCGTGTCGTACCCGCGGTTCTGGGATGACCTGCAGCGCCTGCGGGGCTGA
- a CDS encoding 2-phosphosulfolactate phosphatase family protein, which translates to MQLHYFHTSENVPPLHPVAQGGPDAAVVIDVLRATTTIAWALENGAEAVEAFADLDALNAAAQAWPAERRLRAGERGGSRLEGFDLGNSPLAVTPEVVGGKRIFMSTTNGTRSLAAVRAVPLLLTACLPNRSAVARRLLQQGCEHVWIVGSGWEGAYSLEDSLAAGAVASAALEQAVAPHRGVTIGNDEMLAAMALWDQWHHEPETCLRAASHGQRLIGLGDHDADFACCSAVDTLQVVPQQFEPGVLRAA; encoded by the coding sequence GTGCAACTCCACTATTTCCACACGTCTGAAAACGTGCCGCCCCTGCACCCCGTGGCGCAGGGCGGGCCCGATGCGGCGGTGGTGATCGACGTGCTGCGGGCCACCACCACCATCGCCTGGGCCCTGGAGAACGGGGCCGAGGCCGTGGAGGCCTTCGCCGACCTCGATGCCCTCAATGCCGCTGCCCAGGCCTGGCCGGCCGAGCGCCGGCTGCGGGCCGGGGAGCGCGGCGGCAGCCGGCTGGAGGGCTTTGATCTGGGCAATTCCCCCCTGGCGGTGACGCCTGAGGTGGTGGGCGGCAAGCGCATCTTCATGAGCACCACCAACGGCACCCGCTCCCTGGCGGCCGTGCGGGCGGTGCCGCTGTTGCTCACGGCCTGTCTGCCCAACCGCAGTGCCGTGGCCCGGCGCCTGCTGCAGCAGGGCTGCGAGCATGTGTGGATCGTGGGCAGCGGCTGGGAGGGTGCCTACTCCCTCGAGGACAGCCTGGCGGCGGGGGCGGTGGCCTCGGCGGCCCTGGAGCAGGCCGTGGCGCCCCACCGCGGCGTCACCATCGGCAACGACGAAATGCTGGCGGCGATGGCCCTCTGGGACCAGTGGCACCACGAGCCGGAAACCTGTCTGCGGGCCGCCAGCCATGGCCAGCGGCTGATCGGCCTGGGCGACCACGATGCTGACTTCGCCTGCTGCAGTGCGGTGGACACGCTGCAGGTGGTGCCCCAGCAGTTTGAGCCCGGCGTGCTGCGGGCGGCCTGA
- a CDS encoding N-acetylmuramoyl-L-alanine amidase — MAGFRRVRSWGVRGSRALLLLALLLADLPALASSLAAWRINRQGQLELRTTPNVSLQAFYEAGSGGRGPRVWIDLPGAPRRSRTIRGSGSIQEVRIGRPDAGTTRLVMEFVPGTRLNPADLRLVGTARDRWRMEIKGLDRAPALALGEGELEGTSSSGTWTARAPFPTASAPLSADGLPVVPRGRFLVVIDPGHGGPDPGAVGIGGLRETDVVLDVSLQVARLLQARGVQVLMTRTSEVDVDLPPRVAMANRARATAFVSIHANALSMARPDVNGVETFFFDGAGTPARSLASALQARMMAVSSGTPNRGVKPGRFFVIRRAVMPAALLEMGFVTGDIDAPRLGNANFRRTMALAIAAGILDFLGGR, encoded by the coding sequence ATGGCAGGCTTCCGGCGTGTTCGCAGCTGGGGAGTCCGCGGGTCCCGGGCGCTGCTGCTCTTGGCCCTGCTGCTGGCCGACCTGCCGGCCCTGGCCTCCAGCCTGGCCGCCTGGCGGATCAACCGCCAGGGGCAGCTCGAGTTGCGCACCACCCCGAACGTTTCCCTGCAGGCGTTCTACGAGGCGGGCTCCGGCGGCCGGGGACCACGGGTGTGGATCGATTTGCCCGGCGCGCCCCGGCGCAGCCGCACCATTCGCGGCAGCGGCTCGATCCAGGAGGTGCGCATCGGCCGGCCCGACGCCGGCACCACCCGCCTGGTGATGGAGTTCGTGCCCGGCACCCGGCTCAATCCCGCCGACCTGCGCCTGGTGGGCACGGCCCGGGACCGCTGGCGCATGGAGATCAAGGGCCTGGATCGCGCCCCGGCCCTCGCCCTGGGGGAGGGCGAGCTGGAGGGCACCAGCAGCAGTGGCACCTGGACGGCCCGGGCCCCCTTCCCCACCGCCTCAGCGCCCCTTTCGGCCGATGGTCTGCCGGTGGTGCCGCGGGGACGGTTTCTGGTGGTGATCGATCCGGGCCACGGCGGGCCTGACCCCGGCGCCGTGGGCATCGGCGGTCTGCGGGAAACCGATGTGGTGCTGGATGTGAGCCTGCAGGTGGCCCGGCTGCTGCAGGCCCGTGGGGTGCAGGTGCTGATGACGCGCACCAGCGAGGTGGACGTGGACCTGCCGCCACGGGTGGCGATGGCCAACAGAGCCCGGGCCACCGCCTTCGTGAGCATCCACGCCAACGCCCTGAGCATGGCCAGACCGGATGTGAACGGCGTGGAAACCTTCTTCTTCGATGGTGCCGGCACCCCCGCCCGCTCCCTGGCCTCAGCCCTGCAGGCCCGGATGATGGCCGTGTCCTCCGGCACCCCCAACCGGGGTGTGAAACCCGGCCGCTTCTTTGTGATCCGCCGCGCCGTGATGCCGGCGGCGTTGCTGGAGATGGGCTTCGTCACCGGTGATATCGACGCGCCGCGGCTGGGCAACGCCAATTTCCGCCGCACGATGGCCCTGGCCATCGCCGCCGGCATCCTCGACTTTCTGGGAGGCCGCTGA
- the glmU gene encoding bifunctional UDP-N-acetylglucosamine diphosphorylase/glucosamine-1-phosphate N-acetyltransferase GlmU: MLAVAVLAAGKGTRMKSALPKVLQPLAGATLVERVLASCEHLSPERRLLIVGHQAERVEHSLAHQPGLEFVLQHPQNGTGHAVQQLLQPLEDFSGDLLVLNGDVPLLRPDTLEQLLEQHRSSGAAVTLLTARLDDPTGYGRVFATDRGLVERIVEHRDCSGAQRSNTLINAGIYCFSWPKLAAVLPQLSADNDQGELYLTDTVAMLSPAMHLEVADADEINGINDRLQLAQCEAVLQQRLREHWMREGVTFTDPASCTLSDGTRFGRDVVVEPQCHFRGAVTIGEGCRIGPGCLIEQAQIGERVAIVQSVVREAAVAADCAIGPYAHLRPGAELGEGCRVGNFVEVKKSSLAPGCKVNHLSYIGDAELGANVNVGAGTITANYDGVNKHRTVIGAGSKTGANSVLVAPITIGENVTVGAGSTLTKDVPSGALALGRARQLVREDWRGQA, encoded by the coding sequence ATGCTCGCCGTTGCCGTGTTGGCTGCTGGAAAGGGCACCCGCATGAAGAGTGCCCTGCCCAAGGTGCTCCAGCCCCTGGCCGGCGCCACGCTGGTGGAGCGGGTGCTGGCCAGCTGCGAGCACCTCAGCCCCGAGCGGCGCCTGCTGATCGTCGGCCACCAGGCCGAGCGGGTGGAGCACTCCCTGGCCCACCAGCCCGGGCTGGAATTCGTGCTGCAGCATCCCCAGAACGGCACGGGCCATGCGGTGCAGCAGCTGCTGCAGCCCCTGGAGGACTTCAGCGGCGACCTGCTGGTGCTCAACGGCGACGTGCCCCTTCTGCGGCCGGACACCCTCGAGCAGCTGCTGGAGCAGCACCGCAGCAGTGGCGCCGCCGTGACCCTGCTCACTGCCCGCCTCGACGACCCCACCGGCTACGGCCGCGTGTTCGCCACTGACCGGGGCCTGGTGGAGCGAATCGTGGAACACCGCGACTGCAGCGGCGCCCAGCGCAGCAACACCCTGATCAACGCCGGCATCTACTGCTTCAGCTGGCCGAAGCTGGCGGCCGTGCTGCCCCAGCTCAGCGCCGACAACGACCAGGGCGAGCTCTACCTCACCGACACGGTGGCCATGCTCAGTCCGGCCATGCACCTGGAGGTGGCCGACGCCGATGAGATCAACGGCATCAACGACCGCCTGCAGCTGGCCCAGTGCGAGGCGGTGCTGCAGCAGCGGCTGCGGGAGCACTGGATGCGCGAGGGGGTGACCTTCACCGATCCGGCCAGCTGCACCCTCAGCGATGGCACCCGCTTCGGCCGCGACGTGGTGGTGGAGCCCCAGTGCCACTTCCGCGGGGCCGTGACCATCGGCGAGGGCTGCCGCATCGGCCCGGGCTGCCTGATCGAGCAGGCGCAGATCGGCGAGCGGGTGGCGATCGTGCAGTCGGTGGTGCGGGAAGCGGCGGTGGCGGCCGACTGCGCCATCGGCCCCTATGCCCACCTGCGGCCCGGGGCCGAGCTGGGCGAGGGCTGCCGGGTGGGCAACTTCGTGGAGGTGAAGAAGAGCAGCCTGGCGCCGGGTTGCAAGGTGAACCACCTCAGCTACATCGGCGACGCCGAGCTGGGCGCAAACGTGAATGTGGGCGCCGGCACGATCACCGCCAACTACGACGGCGTGAACAAGCACCGCACAGTAATCGGCGCCGGCAGCAAGACCGGCGCCAACTCGGTGCTGGTGGCACCGATCACCATCGGCGAGAACGTGACCGTAGGGGCCGGATCCACCCTCACCAAGGACGTGCCCAGCGGCGCCCTGGCCCTGGGCCGTGCACGCCAGCTGGTGCGGGAAGACTGGCGGGGCCAGGCCTAG
- a CDS encoding carbon-nitrogen hydrolase family protein codes for MSSFLAAAVQLTSTPDPDANFAAAEEQIELAARRGAELVGLPENFAFMGEDSLRLELAPSLAERCSRFLVTMARRYQVTLLGGGFPVPAGEGLTSNRAELVGTEGQLLARYDKIHLFDVDIPDGITYRESSTVEPGQDLPPVVAVPGLGRIGLSICYDVRFPELYRHLAREGADVLMVPAAFTAFTGKDHWQVLLQARAIENTAYVVAPAQTGANYGRRHTHGHALVIDPWGTVLADAGVAPGLAVAPVDPGHALRVRAQMPSLRHCRPSLFAVR; via the coding sequence GTGAGCAGTTTTCTGGCGGCAGCGGTGCAACTCACCAGCACGCCGGATCCGGATGCCAATTTCGCCGCCGCCGAGGAGCAGATCGAGCTGGCGGCCCGCCGCGGCGCCGAGCTGGTGGGGCTGCCGGAGAACTTCGCCTTCATGGGGGAAGACAGCCTGCGGCTGGAGCTGGCCCCGTCCCTGGCCGAGCGCTGCAGCCGCTTCCTGGTGACCATGGCCCGCCGCTACCAGGTGACCCTGCTGGGTGGGGGGTTTCCCGTGCCCGCCGGTGAGGGACTCACCAGCAACCGGGCCGAACTGGTGGGCACCGAGGGCCAGCTGCTGGCCCGCTACGACAAAATCCATCTGTTCGATGTGGACATCCCCGACGGCATCACCTACCGGGAGTCGTCCACGGTGGAGCCGGGCCAGGATCTGCCGCCGGTGGTGGCTGTGCCGGGGCTGGGCCGGATCGGGCTCTCCATCTGCTACGACGTGCGCTTTCCGGAGCTCTACCGCCACCTGGCCCGCGAGGGGGCCGATGTGCTGATGGTGCCCGCCGCCTTCACGGCCTTCACCGGCAAGGATCACTGGCAGGTGCTGCTGCAGGCCCGGGCGATTGAAAACACGGCCTACGTGGTGGCCCCGGCCCAGACCGGTGCGAACTACGGCCGTCGCCACACCCACGGCCATGCCCTGGTGATCGACCCCTGGGGCACCGTGCTGGCCGATGCCGGCGTGGCTCCCGGGCTGGCGGTGGCGCCGGTGGATCCCGGCCATGCCCTGCGGGTACGGGCCCAGATGCCCAGCCTGCGGCACTGCCGTCCGTCCCTGTTCGCCGTCCGCTGA
- a CDS encoding SAM-dependent methyltransferase, whose amino-acid sequence MTCSACGAEAGPLRPRLGADGSFSLWSERFGEGFHGGIGALSEARAKFVHPAQLERFPPGRRLRVVDVGFGLGTNSAALREAAEDCGLELEVWGLECDPQPLRQALATPTFRNQWRQHTVCWLEGLLAGGGQGSRGGVLLWGDARLRLPELLGARHLAGRCDLVLLDAFSPQRCPELWSHEFLGQLARLLEPQARLLTYCCAAAVRRSLMQAGLQLASIQAPRDQSPRNGDLWSFGTAASPTGLPGAATAGGGPLRPLSAMERDHLDTRASEPYRDPSGQTDATEILAARRRAQAASSASSTSAWRRRWGLERGT is encoded by the coding sequence ATGACCTGCAGCGCCTGCGGGGCTGAGGCCGGGCCCCTGCGGCCCCGCCTTGGCGCCGACGGCAGCTTCAGCCTCTGGAGTGAACGCTTCGGTGAGGGCTTCCACGGCGGCATCGGTGCCCTGAGCGAGGCCCGGGCCAAGTTCGTGCACCCAGCCCAGCTGGAGCGCTTCCCCCCCGGGCGGCGGCTGCGGGTGGTGGATGTGGGCTTCGGCCTGGGCACCAACAGCGCCGCCCTGCGCGAGGCCGCCGAAGACTGCGGCCTGGAGCTGGAGGTCTGGGGGCTGGAGTGCGACCCGCAACCCCTGCGCCAGGCCCTCGCCACTCCCACCTTCCGCAACCAGTGGCGGCAGCACACCGTGTGCTGGCTGGAAGGGCTTCTGGCCGGAGGTGGCCAGGGCAGTCGCGGTGGCGTGCTGCTCTGGGGCGATGCCCGCCTGCGGCTGCCGGAGCTGCTGGGCGCGCGGCACCTGGCCGGCCGCTGTGATCTGGTGCTGCTGGACGCCTTCTCCCCCCAGCGCTGCCCTGAACTCTGGAGCCATGAGTTCCTCGGCCAGCTGGCCCGCCTGCTCGAACCCCAGGCAAGGCTGCTCACCTACTGCTGTGCCGCCGCCGTGCGCCGCAGCCTGATGCAGGCCGGACTGCAGCTGGCCTCGATCCAGGCGCCGCGCGACCAGTCGCCCCGCAATGGCGACCTCTGGAGCTTCGGCACTGCCGCCAGCCCCACCGGCCTGCCGGGCGCGGCCACGGCGGGAGGCGGCCCCCTGCGGCCCCTCAGCGCCATGGAACGGGATCACCTGGACACCCGCGCCTCCGAGCCCTACCGCGACCCCAGCGGCCAGACCGACGCCACGGAGATCCTGGCGGCCCGCCGGCGGGCCCAGGCCGCGAGCAGCGCCTCCTCCACCAGCGCCTGGCGGCGCCGCTGGGGCCTGGAGCGGGGCACGTAG